In the genome of Ancylomarina subtilis, one region contains:
- a CDS encoding OmpA family protein, with protein sequence MKKNKQFLIVLVVSGMLLSCVPARQYQNLEARANENQEKYEKLKDANRLLTESNAELEGRLEVLEDKYRQADAEYQESSKRLLKSKEQLKRCEENQENLLGQLAKQQKGSARETKALLDQIHKTQDDLNLREDEVVRLEQDMKRRMKKLEALQNEISQRDKRLLELERALSRKDEAVMALKSKVMDALIGFDNKGLSISNRNGKVYVSMDEKLLFKSGSYMVDVRGAQALNQLAEVLSQNKDINIVIEGHTDNVPYKGSGALKDNWDLSVKRATSIVRILSLNKGIDPQRMTVAGRSKYLPIETNATAEGRSKNRRTEIILTPKLDELFQILGQ encoded by the coding sequence ATGAAGAAAAATAAGCAATTTTTGATTGTTCTTGTAGTAAGTGGTATGCTTCTTTCATGCGTTCCTGCTCGTCAATATCAGAATTTAGAAGCACGCGCAAATGAAAATCAGGAAAAATATGAAAAGCTTAAGGATGCTAACAGATTGTTGACTGAAAGTAATGCTGAATTAGAGGGGAGACTTGAGGTCTTAGAAGATAAATACAGACAAGCTGATGCTGAATATCAAGAAAGTTCTAAACGTTTGCTAAAGAGTAAGGAACAATTAAAGCGTTGTGAAGAAAATCAGGAGAATCTTCTCGGGCAGTTGGCAAAACAACAGAAGGGAAGTGCTCGAGAGACTAAAGCTTTATTGGATCAGATTCACAAAACTCAAGATGACCTAAATCTTCGCGAAGATGAAGTCGTGCGTTTGGAGCAAGATATGAAACGCCGAATGAAGAAATTGGAAGCTCTGCAGAATGAAATAAGTCAACGTGACAAGCGCTTGTTGGAATTGGAAAGGGCGTTGTCCAGGAAGGATGAGGCTGTAATGGCTCTCAAATCTAAGGTTATGGACGCCTTAATTGGTTTTGATAATAAGGGATTGAGTATTTCGAATCGGAATGGAAAAGTTTACGTTTCAATGGATGAAAAACTCCTTTTCAAATCGGGAAGTTATATGGTAGATGTGCGAGGTGCTCAGGCTTTGAATCAATTGGCCGAAGTTCTATCTCAAAATAAGGATATCAATATTGTTATCGAAGGCCACACCGATAATGTGCCTTATAAAGGAAGTGGGGCTTTAAAAGATAACTGGGATTTAAGTGTGAAACGTGCCACATCAATTGTTAGAATTCTGAGTTTGAATAAAGGAATCGATCCTCAGAGAATGACGGTTGCAGGTCGTAGCAAATATTTACCAATAGAAACCAATGCAACAGCTGAGGGGCGAAGTAAAAACCGTCGTACAGAAATTATTTTGACGCCTAAGCTTGATGAGCTTTTTCAGATATTGGGTCAGTAA
- a CDS encoding acetyl-CoA hydrolase/transferase family protein, whose product MQQGIKTVSFEEAAKVIKSGDRVHLHSVALAPHKFINAMCERGRNGEIYDVTIQHIHTEGPAPYAATEFEGIFNLESLFVGSNVRKQTQAGYADYIPVFLSETQQLIREGYLNVNVTVVQVSPPDKHGYVSLGTSVDCSRAAVEMADTVVAIINPNVPRAFGDAMMPLKSFDVFCEDDSPLIEHHNAPLCDIDIAIGKNVANLIPDGACLQMGIGGIPNAVLAQLGNHKDLGVHTEMFADGLLPLVESGVVNGMNKKLDKGKIVAGFLMGTKELYDFVDDNPGVLMMDVAYTNGVHIIKQNPKVCAINSALSIDLTGQVCADSIGTTHYSGVGGQIDFTRGAAASEGGVPIIAMPSVTGKGVSKITPTLLQGSGVVTTRNNMRWFATEHGCVNLFGKTLQQRAKAIISVAHPDFREELDRAAFERFGSHYHFVNSLVK is encoded by the coding sequence ATGCAACAAGGTATTAAAACAGTATCATTCGAAGAAGCTGCAAAGGTAATTAAATCAGGTGACAGAGTGCACCTACACTCGGTTGCACTAGCACCACACAAGTTTATCAACGCAATGTGTGAGCGTGGTCGTAATGGTGAAATTTATGATGTAACCATTCAACACATCCACACCGAAGGTCCGGCACCATATGCTGCGACTGAGTTCGAGGGGATATTCAATCTTGAATCTTTATTCGTTGGATCCAATGTTCGTAAACAAACTCAGGCCGGATACGCAGATTATATTCCTGTTTTCTTAAGTGAAACTCAGCAATTAATCCGTGAAGGCTATTTAAATGTAAACGTAACTGTTGTTCAGGTTAGTCCTCCAGACAAGCATGGCTATGTATCTTTGGGAACTTCTGTAGATTGTTCTCGTGCAGCTGTTGAAATGGCTGACACTGTTGTGGCAATTATCAATCCAAACGTACCTCGTGCTTTTGGTGATGCCATGATGCCATTAAAATCATTTGATGTTTTCTGTGAAGATGATTCTCCACTTATCGAACATCATAACGCACCATTATGTGACATCGATATCGCTATTGGTAAAAATGTAGCAAACCTTATTCCTGACGGAGCATGTCTTCAGATGGGTATTGGAGGGATTCCCAATGCTGTATTAGCTCAGCTTGGCAACCACAAAGATCTTGGAGTTCACACGGAGATGTTTGCTGACGGTCTTCTTCCTTTGGTTGAAAGCGGTGTAGTAAACGGTATGAACAAAAAACTGGATAAAGGTAAGATTGTTGCAGGTTTCCTAATGGGAACAAAAGAGCTTTATGATTTCGTTGATGATAACCCAGGCGTATTGATGATGGATGTTGCTTACACTAATGGTGTACACATTATCAAACAAAACCCTAAGGTTTGTGCAATCAATTCGGCTCTTTCTATCGACCTAACGGGTCAGGTTTGTGCTGATTCAATCGGAACAACTCACTACTCAGGTGTAGGTGGACAGATTGACTTCACTCGTGGAGCAGCTGCTTCAGAAGGGGGTGTGCCAATTATCGCAATGCCTTCAGTAACTGGTAAAGGTGTTTCTAAAATTACACCAACTCTTTTACAAGGATCAGGTGTTGTAACAACACGTAACAACATGCGTTGGTTTGCTACTGAGCACGGTTGTGTCAACCTATTCGGTAAAACACTTCAGCAAAGAGCGAAAGCAATCATCTCTGTTGCTCACCCAGACTTTAGAGAAGAGTTAGATAGAGCTGCTTTCGAAAGATTCGGTTCTCACTACCATTTCGTTAATTCATTGGTGAAATAA
- a CDS encoding hydrogen peroxide-inducible genes activator yields MVTLTQLEYIVAVDTHRHFATAADSCFITQPTLSMQIKKLEEFLDITIFDRSKQPIIPTDVGIQIIEQARIILGESKKIDEIVKNHRDTVEGSLKIGIIPTLAPFLLPMFIGDYIRNYPDVKVEVEEMVSDDIVSALKKDLLDVGVFVTPLKDDKIKEVPLFYEEMMIYANKDHEILKQEVIEVKDIATSEIWMLGDGHCFRNQVINLCEMHSMQHQELPFEFESNSLETLMKIIDREGGFTLIPELATQYMSAEKLKQVKSFTNLHPLREVSLVYSRHYSKNKLLNLLGEHIKKMIPTAYLEKNRGTIVEWN; encoded by the coding sequence ATGGTCACACTAACACAACTGGAATATATTGTAGCGGTCGATACACATCGTCATTTTGCGACAGCGGCAGATAGCTGTTTTATTACCCAGCCTACTTTGAGTATGCAAATAAAGAAATTGGAGGAATTTTTAGATATCACCATTTTCGATAGAAGTAAGCAGCCCATAATTCCAACTGATGTAGGAATACAGATAATCGAACAGGCTCGTATCATCTTAGGAGAGTCGAAGAAAATCGATGAAATTGTTAAGAATCATCGAGATACCGTTGAAGGAAGTCTGAAGATTGGGATTATACCGACTTTGGCTCCTTTTTTATTACCAATGTTTATCGGTGATTATATTAGAAATTACCCTGATGTAAAGGTTGAAGTTGAAGAAATGGTCTCAGATGATATCGTTTCGGCGTTGAAAAAAGACTTATTGGATGTGGGTGTTTTTGTTACACCTTTAAAGGATGATAAAATAAAAGAAGTGCCTCTGTTTTATGAGGAGATGATGATTTATGCCAATAAGGATCATGAAATCTTAAAACAGGAGGTGATTGAGGTAAAGGATATAGCCACTTCAGAAATTTGGATGTTGGGAGATGGACATTGTTTCCGAAATCAGGTTATCAATCTTTGTGAGATGCACAGTATGCAACACCAGGAGTTGCCTTTCGAATTTGAAAGTAATTCTTTGGAAACATTGATGAAGATTATAGACCGTGAAGGTGGATTTACACTAATTCCAGAGTTGGCGACTCAGTATATGTCGGCTGAAAAGTTGAAGCAAGTGAAATCTTTTACTAATTTACATCCTTTACGCGAGGTTAGTTTAGTCTATTCCCGACACTATTCGAAAAATAAATTGTTGAATTTATTAGGCGAACATATAAAGAAAATGATACCTACAGCCTATTTGGAGAAAAATAGAGGAACAATTGTTGAGTGGAATTAA
- the mrdA gene encoding penicillin-binding protein 2, whose translation MNNYSNRKFIIGGIFAFVILIFIIRLFNLQIIDDQYKLSAESNSQRRVTQYAARGLIYDRNGELLVYNQAAYDLMIIPRQVKTFDTLDFCYLLGINKDDLIHRIKKAKKHSRYRSSIFIKQLSSERYAVLQEKLYKYPGFFVQTRTLRKYPHHNAAHTLGYLGEVNDRNIKKDNYYTQGDYIGKSGIENTYEEILRGVKGLKVYWVDVYNRIKGSFHNGKLDRDAIEGQDIKTTLDINLQEYGEKLMQNKKGGIVAIEPKTGEILVKLSSPGYDPEMFVGRAMSHNYRELANNDTLRPLFDRSMMATYPPGSIFKLVNALIALQEGIITPQTRIKCQSGYHAGSFTMGCHNHKSPLDLKESIQHSCNAYYAQTFRDILDAPRWGSITESYSNWRKHVTSFGFGAKLGTDLPNELTGLIPTANYYTKVLRTQYWKSLNIVSLAIGQGELSITPLQMANMVSCIANRGYYYTPHIVKSIGTGDTINPAFLKKHQTTIDPKYFEPVIEGMDLVVHGGEGSTGRSSAIKDIRVCGKTGTVQNPHGDDHSVYVAFAPKDDPKIAIVVYVENGVWGARYAAPISGLMIEKYLKGEISENKKYLEKKMLEADLIGEQEAKKIQLKNNNSHE comes from the coding sequence ATGAATAACTATTCAAACCGAAAATTTATTATTGGAGGCATTTTTGCCTTTGTTATTCTAATATTCATAATCAGACTTTTCAACTTACAAATCATTGATGATCAATACAAACTCTCAGCCGAGAGTAACTCTCAACGTCGAGTGACACAATATGCTGCGAGGGGTTTAATTTACGATCGGAATGGTGAGCTTTTGGTTTACAACCAGGCTGCCTACGACTTAATGATTATACCTCGACAGGTTAAAACATTTGACACGCTTGATTTTTGTTACCTTCTTGGCATCAACAAAGACGATTTGATTCATCGAATTAAAAAAGCAAAAAAACATTCACGATACCGTTCCTCAATTTTTATAAAACAACTTTCTTCAGAACGCTATGCGGTTTTACAAGAGAAGCTTTATAAATATCCGGGGTTTTTCGTTCAAACCCGTACCCTAAGAAAATACCCACACCACAATGCAGCCCACACGCTTGGCTATTTGGGCGAGGTGAATGATAGGAATATCAAAAAAGATAATTATTACACTCAAGGTGACTATATCGGGAAAAGTGGTATTGAGAATACCTACGAAGAAATCTTACGAGGTGTAAAAGGTTTGAAAGTATATTGGGTTGATGTCTACAATCGTATCAAAGGCTCCTTTCACAATGGTAAATTGGACCGAGATGCGATTGAAGGTCAGGATATCAAAACAACCTTGGATATTAACCTGCAAGAGTATGGTGAAAAACTCATGCAAAACAAAAAGGGAGGTATTGTTGCCATCGAACCTAAAACAGGTGAGATTCTTGTCAAACTTTCCAGCCCGGGTTACGACCCGGAAATGTTTGTTGGCCGTGCCATGTCACATAATTACCGTGAACTGGCAAATAATGACACGCTGAGACCCCTATTTGATCGCTCGATGATGGCCACCTATCCACCAGGATCAATCTTCAAACTTGTAAATGCACTTATCGCTCTGCAAGAAGGTATCATCACACCACAAACTCGAATAAAATGCCAAAGCGGGTATCACGCTGGGAGTTTCACAATGGGATGCCACAACCATAAGTCACCATTGGATTTAAAAGAATCTATTCAACATTCTTGCAATGCTTATTATGCCCAAACATTTCGAGATATTCTGGATGCACCACGTTGGGGATCGATTACTGAGAGCTATAGCAACTGGAGGAAACACGTAACCTCATTTGGTTTTGGAGCAAAACTGGGTACCGATTTACCTAACGAGCTGACAGGCTTAATCCCCACTGCAAACTATTACACAAAAGTATTAAGGACTCAGTATTGGAAGTCATTAAATATTGTCTCCTTAGCAATTGGACAAGGAGAACTGTCTATTACACCACTACAAATGGCAAACATGGTTTCATGTATCGCCAACAGAGGTTATTATTACACACCTCATATCGTCAAATCAATAGGTACTGGTGACACTATAAATCCAGCCTTCTTAAAAAAACATCAAACAACAATAGACCCAAAATATTTCGAACCTGTAATTGAAGGAATGGATCTTGTTGTTCACGGTGGTGAAGGAAGTACGGGACGATCTTCTGCAATAAAAGATATTCGCGTATGTGGAAAAACCGGTACGGTACAAAACCCTCATGGTGATGACCACTCGGTTTACGTCGCCTTCGCACCCAAAGACGATCCGAAAATTGCTATCGTGGTGTATGTTGAAAATGGGGTATGGGGAGCCAGGTATGCTGCTCCCATATCAGGCTTAATGATAGAAAAATACCTTAAAGGAGAAATTTCTGAAAACAAGAAATATCTGGAAAAGAAAATGCTCGAGGCAGATTTGATTGGTGAGCAAGAAGCAAAGAAGATTCAATTGAAAAATAATAACAGTCATGAATAG
- a CDS encoding BtpA/SgcQ family protein produces MQFSDKKLIIGMIHVQALPGTPNHKLSVEEIAALAVDEARQYEKAKLDAIMIENMHDVPYLKGQVGPEITAAMTFVAKAIRDAVSLPLGIQILAGANKEALAVAKAANLDFIRAEGFVFGHVADEGYIDSCAGELMRYRKMIGADKVKVFTDIKKKHSSHAITSDVDIVETAHAAEFFLSDGIIITGSSTGKAVDIRELDALKDTVDQPILVGSGISVDNIAEYWHYAHAFIVGSHFKEKGYWMNPISDERLTEFMNKVEVLRSRQ; encoded by the coding sequence ATGCAATTTTCGGATAAGAAGTTAATAATAGGAATGATTCATGTTCAGGCTTTACCTGGAACACCCAATCATAAATTAAGTGTAGAAGAAATTGCTGCTTTGGCAGTTGATGAGGCCAGACAATACGAAAAAGCAAAACTGGATGCAATCATGATTGAGAACATGCACGATGTTCCCTATCTGAAAGGACAAGTTGGACCGGAAATTACAGCCGCTATGACTTTTGTTGCAAAAGCTATTCGTGATGCTGTAAGTTTGCCATTGGGGATTCAGATTTTAGCTGGTGCCAATAAAGAAGCTTTAGCAGTAGCAAAAGCTGCAAATTTGGATTTTATTCGAGCTGAAGGTTTTGTTTTTGGTCACGTGGCTGATGAGGGGTATATCGATTCGTGTGCAGGCGAACTAATGCGATATCGAAAAATGATCGGTGCAGACAAGGTGAAAGTATTTACGGATATCAAAAAGAAACACAGCTCTCACGCCATAACATCAGATGTTGATATTGTGGAAACAGCTCATGCTGCAGAATTTTTCCTTAGTGATGGAATTATTATTACGGGATCATCAACAGGGAAAGCGGTTGATATTCGTGAATTGGATGCCTTGAAAGATACAGTTGATCAACCGATTTTGGTTGGGTCTGGTATAAGCGTAGATAATATTGCTGAGTATTGGCATTATGCGCATGCATTTATCGTGGGTTCTCATTTTAAAGAAAAAGGCTATTGGATGAATCCAATTTCAGATGAGCGATTGACTGAATTTATGAATAAGGTTGAAGTTTTGAGATCCAGACAGTAG
- the rpsT gene encoding 30S ribosomal protein S20 has product MANHQSAIKRIRQSEARRVHNKYYAKTARNAVRNLRATTDKEAASELLPKVTAMLDKLAKINVIHKNKAANLKSKLASHVNAL; this is encoded by the coding sequence ATGGCAAATCATCAATCCGCAATTAAAAGAATTCGTCAGTCTGAGGCTAGAAGAGTGCATAACAAGTACTATGCTAAGACTGCCAGAAATGCCGTAAGAAATTTACGCGCGACTACTGATAAGGAAGCTGCTTCTGAGTTGCTACCTAAAGTTACAGCTATGTTGGATAAGTTGGCTAAAATCAACGTTATTCATAAAAACAAAGCAGCTAACTTGAAATCGAAATTAGCTTCACACGTTAACGCGTTGTAA
- the mreC gene encoding rod shape-determining protein MreC, with translation MKNLLQLIVRFHFTILFLIIELVCFLLIVNNNNYHKTIFLNSNNALSGGIYNKVTSFSDYIRLTEINDQLSKENTQLHNLLSENYKLTADSFFFFEDSLFKQQYVYRSAKVINNSINKQRNYITLNKGRKHGIKPEMGVIANNGVVGIVKSVSDNYSTVLSLLNSRLKISAKIKKNNHHGSLYWDGKDYRRAKLIEIPSHVNINVGDTITTSSFSSVFPEGILIGTADKILPSSGGNFREIIVLLSNDFNQLAYVDVIGDLLKNERLELEKEVEK, from the coding sequence ATGAAGAATCTACTCCAACTCATTGTCAGATTTCATTTCACAATTCTATTCCTAATAATAGAGTTGGTTTGTTTTTTACTCATTGTAAACAACAATAACTACCACAAAACAATATTTTTAAACTCGAACAATGCTCTAAGCGGAGGCATTTACAATAAGGTTACTTCTTTCTCAGACTACATTCGATTAACTGAGATAAATGATCAATTGAGTAAAGAAAACACACAACTTCACAATTTACTTTCGGAGAATTACAAACTTACTGCTGACTCATTTTTCTTTTTCGAAGATTCTCTCTTCAAACAGCAGTATGTGTATCGATCAGCAAAAGTGATCAACAACTCAATCAACAAACAACGAAATTATATCACCTTAAACAAAGGTAGAAAACACGGCATTAAACCTGAAATGGGTGTGATTGCCAACAACGGCGTAGTCGGTATTGTGAAATCTGTATCCGATAATTATTCAACCGTTTTATCTCTGCTCAACAGCAGATTGAAAATTTCAGCAAAAATAAAAAAGAACAATCATCACGGTTCCCTATACTGGGACGGAAAAGATTACCGAAGAGCAAAATTAATTGAGATTCCGTCTCATGTCAATATCAATGTGGGAGACACCATTACAACAAGTAGTTTTTCTTCCGTTTTTCCTGAAGGCATATTAATTGGGACTGCTGATAAAATCCTACCTTCAAGCGGAGGAAATTTTCGTGAAATTATCGTTTTACTTAGCAACGATTTCAATCAGCTGGCATATGTCGATGTCATTGGCGATTTATTAAAAAACGAACGATTAGAATTAGAGAAAGAGGTTGAGAAATGA
- the rodA gene encoding rod shape-determining protein RodA — translation MNRRVSLIKNLDWMTIMLYAILVFLGWINIYAAVYNEDHQSIFDATQRYGKQLMWIGAAIFIAIIVLTIESKFYSAFAYPTLIVMVLLLLAVLTFGVKVNGARSWFQLGSIRFQPAEFAKFATNLAIARYLSQYNFKIHHFKSLAITGLILFTPAVLILMQNDTGSALVYSVFILVLYREGLSGFVLFLALLAAIFFVFTLIYSSFSVSILILLIAAISLKTIGIQTKQIAIAIAMLAGSFGTLWLINKGTDLQLGNFLLVVISVLINTVPFLIYTYRQKIKKAALVLLLVIGSLLYTFSVSYIFDSVLESHQQQRINELLGIKSDPYGTGYNVNQSKIAIGSGGFSGKGFLNGTQTKFNFVPEQSTDFIFCTVGEEWGFLGSALVLILHLSLILRLVYLSERQRSSFSRIYGYGVAAILFFHIAVNVGMTIGLAPVIGIPLPFFSYGGSSLWSFTILLFIFLRLDANRLELLR, via the coding sequence ATGAATAGAAGAGTTAGCCTTATAAAAAACCTTGACTGGATGACGATTATGCTCTATGCAATACTTGTATTTTTAGGGTGGATAAATATATATGCTGCAGTATATAACGAGGATCATCAAAGTATATTTGATGCAACGCAACGTTACGGGAAACAGTTAATGTGGATTGGTGCGGCCATTTTCATTGCCATTATCGTACTCACCATCGAAAGTAAATTCTATTCTGCTTTTGCCTACCCCACCCTTATTGTGATGGTTTTACTCCTATTGGCTGTCCTCACCTTTGGAGTAAAAGTAAACGGTGCGCGTTCCTGGTTTCAGCTGGGTTCCATACGTTTCCAGCCTGCCGAATTTGCAAAATTTGCGACCAATCTGGCAATAGCCAGATATTTAAGCCAATATAATTTCAAAATACACCATTTTAAATCTCTGGCCATTACCGGATTAATACTCTTCACACCTGCGGTATTAATTCTGATGCAAAATGACACCGGCTCAGCCTTAGTCTATTCTGTCTTTATATTGGTACTTTACAGAGAAGGCTTATCGGGCTTCGTATTATTTCTTGCTTTATTGGCAGCTATTTTCTTTGTTTTCACACTCATCTACTCCAGTTTTAGTGTTTCTATTCTTATCCTGCTAATCGCAGCAATAAGTTTAAAAACAATCGGTATTCAAACCAAACAAATAGCCATTGCGATAGCAATGCTTGCAGGAAGTTTTGGGACTTTATGGCTAATTAATAAGGGAACAGATCTTCAGCTTGGCAACTTTTTGTTAGTCGTTATTTCTGTTTTAATCAACACGGTTCCCTTCCTGATATATACCTATCGACAGAAAATAAAAAAAGCTGCGCTTGTTCTTTTATTGGTAATCGGAAGTCTGCTTTATACATTCTCGGTCAGTTATATTTTCGATAGTGTTTTAGAATCTCATCAACAACAACGAATCAACGAACTTTTAGGTATAAAATCCGATCCATATGGAACCGGTTACAATGTCAACCAATCAAAAATTGCCATTGGTTCCGGAGGTTTTAGTGGGAAAGGCTTCCTTAATGGTACCCAAACAAAATTTAATTTTGTTCCTGAACAAAGTACCGACTTTATCTTCTGTACAGTTGGTGAAGAATGGGGCTTTTTAGGTTCTGCTTTGGTCCTTATTTTACACTTAAGCCTTATCCTGCGCTTGGTTTATTTATCGGAAAGACAACGCTCAAGTTTTAGTCGTATTTATGGCTATGGCGTAGCTGCTATTCTATTTTTTCATATTGCAGTAAATGTAGGGATGACAATAGGTTTAGCACCTGTTATTGGGATTCCTCTGCCCTTTTTTAGCTATGGAGGCTCTTCCCTTTGGTCATTTACCATTCTACTCTTTATCTTCCTGAGATTGGACGCAAACCGACTGGAACTACTTAGATAG
- the mreD gene encoding rod shape-determining protein MreD — MNFIVKNIIRFIILILLQVTIFNNIQLSGFINPYMYVLFILLLPFETPPWLLLVLSFFMGLSIDVFSNTIGMHASACVFMGFLRPYVLNYISVRDNYESDIEQGLYVYGFSWFFKYALILILAHHSFLFIVEVFSFNNFGDTLLRIILSTIFSLTLVVASQFIISKK; from the coding sequence ATGAATTTTATAGTTAAAAATATTATCCGGTTTATAATATTAATCTTACTTCAGGTTACTATTTTTAATAACATACAGCTAAGTGGTTTCATCAACCCTTACATGTACGTTCTCTTTATTCTATTGCTCCCTTTTGAAACGCCTCCTTGGCTTTTATTAGTTCTGTCTTTCTTTATGGGACTAAGTATCGATGTTTTCTCAAACACAATTGGCATGCATGCTTCAGCTTGTGTTTTTATGGGATTCTTACGCCCCTATGTATTGAATTACATTTCCGTTCGTGATAATTATGAATCAGATATAGAACAAGGCCTCTATGTATACGGATTTTCATGGTTTTTTAAATATGCCCTGATTTTAATTCTTGCACATCACAGTTTCCTTTTTATTGTCGAGGTTTTCTCTTTTAATAATTTTGGAGACACGTTATTACGAATCATCTTAAGCACTATTTTCTCACTGACACTTGTTGTTGCAAGTCAGTTTATCATTTCAAAAAAATAA